The following proteins are encoded in a genomic region of Pyricularia oryzae 70-15 chromosome 6, whole genome shotgun sequence:
- a CDS encoding GTPase-activating protein GYP7 → MTSNSHPSDNNPAQRPASPAGSYYAMSDDEEGDYNTITHTESGRGVKLLYSKSKVYIHPTPSSKDNIPGFIALLQQKPARNETRPNSSSSAKSNPASSDLLLAWLPESSLGDSASIYVKVDLCEGDSPPKQSYLVPPPPTVTTHSGSIGHYAFAVPVSAIYSLLVRPPSLGWWFGSVIINTRAGDSFPALFFHDSECQSTMLRKKKITRDSFDPFGEGGQMFWGGDEVLRWLRRYVKVERSGAEPNIYLVEPSKEDSEAFGGNLTSSSPSQIGKRDSARGIGSFAAAGSSTSADAGMDPFVKFVKETGWNIMEKFSKVTTMTRQAAQDLMENPSMPPQVRRLMRNPEVQTIQDEFDSARIYLARWAMGIAEQSERDRRQRIWTARDVMELEDTDVGEFELLEGATGAMSLEQQRKRVTMSEWKGFFDARTGRLTYTIDEVKERIFHGGLDPDDGVRKEAWLFLLGVHDWYSTADERKAQVASLRDGYVKLKGAWWERLVDLGGKGEAGEWWREQRGRIEKDVHRTDRTVPIFAGENIPHPDPDSPFASSGTNVHMEQLKDLLLTYNEYNQELGYVQGMSDLLAPIYAVVQDDAIAFWCFQRFMDRMERNFLRDQSGMRAQLLALDHLVQFMDPKLYAHLQSADSTNFFFFFRMLLVWYKREFEWLDVLHLWEVLWTDYLTSSFHLFFALAILEKHRDVIMTHLKHFDEVLKYVNELSCTMDLESTLIRAEALFRRFQRLVEAIDKKKNFPAPRTTRSSSTATSSSTNGTVKAGDEPSTGPRSPSQNKDKAPDEQEDVVKVITPELRGLLSREVAILPRNEVAQKGEGWATVTK, encoded by the exons AAGGACAACATTCCTGGCTTCATCGCCTTGTTGCAGCAAAAACCAGCACGCAACGAAACCCGGCCAAACTCATCTTCATCCGCCAAAAGCAACCCTGCATCCTCTGATCTGCTACTCGCATGGCTCCCAGAGTCCTCGCTTGGTGATTCGGCCAGCATTTACGTCAAGGTCGACCTTTGCGAGGGCGACTCTCCTCCGAAGCAGTCTTATCTTGTACCTCCGCCTCCCACAGTAACGACACATAGTGGCTCTATAGGTCATTATGCGTTTGCCGTCCCCGTCTCAGCCATCTACAGCCTTCTGGTGCGCCCGCCCAGTCTCGGCTGGTGGTTTGGTTCCGTCATCATCAACACGCGAGCTGGCGACTCCTTTCCAGCCCTATTCTTCCACGACAGCGAGTGCCAGTCAACCATGCTTCGTAAAAAGAAGATAACGCGTGACAGCTTTGATCCTTTCGGTGAAGGTGGGCAGATGTTCTGGGGCGGCGATGAAGTGTTACGATGGCTCCGTCGCTATGTTAAGGTCGAGCGCAGCGGAGCCGAGCCGAATATCTATCTCGTAGAACCCAGCAAGGAGGATAGCGAAGCATTTGGTGGAAATTTGACTAGCAGTTCTCCCAGCCAGATTGGAAAACGGGACAGCGCCAGGGGTATTGGATCCTTCGCTGCTGCAGGTTCGTCAACATCTGCAGATGCTGGTATGGATCCTTTTGTGAAGTTTGTGAAGGAGACAGGTTGGAACATCATGGAGAAATTCTCCAAGGTGACAACCATGACACGTCAGGCGGCCCAGGATCTTATGGAGAACCCCAGCATGCCACCACAAGTGCGGCGCCTGATGCGCAACCCAGAGGTTCAGACGATCCAGGACGAGTTCGACAGTGCGCGTATCTACCTTGCGCGGTGGGCGATGGGTATTGCCGAACAGAGTGAGCGTGACCGCCGTCAGCGCATATGGACAGCACGTGATGTGATGGAGCTGGAAGATACCGATGTTGGCGAGTTTGAGCTGCTTGAGGGTGCCACGGGTGCTATGTCGCTCGAGCAGCAACGGAAACGCGTCACTATGAGCGAATGGAAAGGATTTTTCGACGCGCGCACCGGGCGGCTCACGTACACCATAGACGAGGTCAAAGAGAGAATATTCCACGGCGGCTTGGACCCGGACGATGGCGTGCGTAAAGAAGCATGGCTCTTTCTTCTTGGAGTCCATGACTGGTACAGCACCGCAGATGAACGAAAAGCGCAGGTTGCGTCCTTGCGGGACGGATATGTGAAGCTTAAAGGGGCTTGGTGGGAGAGACTTGTTGATCTGGGAGGTAAGGGGGAGGCCGGCgaatggtggagggagcagagAGGACGTATAG AGAAGGACGTTCACCGCACGGATCGAACAGTGCCCATCTTTGCCGGGGAGAATATACCTCATCCCGACCCAGATTCGCCTTTTGCATCTTCAGGGACCAACGTTCACATGGAACAGTTGAAGGACCTCCTCCTCACGTACAACGAGTACAACCAGGAGCTGGGATACGTCCAAGGAATGTCGGATCTGCTTGCTCCGATATACGCGGTGGTACAAGATGATGCCATTGCGTTCTGGTGCTTCCAGCGCTTTATGGATCGCATGGAGCGTAACTTCCTTCGGGATCAATCCGGAATGCGTGCGCAACTGCTGGCACTTGATCATTTGGTCCAGTTCATGGACCCCAAGCTTTATGCGCACCTCCAGTCGGCCGACAGCACgaacttctttttcttcttcaggATGCTATTGGTTTGGTACAAACGCGAGTTTGAGTGGCTAGACGTGCTTCATCTGTGGGAGGTTCTCTGGACCGACTACCTGACTAGCAGCTTCCACCTGTTCTTCGCGCTGGCAATTCTGGAGAAGCATCGAGATGTCATTATGACACACCTGAAACATTTCGATGAGGTGTTAAAATACG TCAACGAGCTCTCATGCACTATGGACCTCGAATCTACCCTAATCCGCGCCGAAGCTCTGTTCCGTCGCTTCCAACGACTAGTTGAGGCTAtcgacaagaaaaagaatttcCCAGCGCCGAGAACCACACGTTCATCAAGCACTGCAACGTCGTCTTCGACCAATGGAACAGTCAAGGCAGGCGACGAGCCTAGCACCGGTCCTCGCTCCCCATCCCAGAACAAGGACAAGGCGCCGGATGAGCAAGAAGATGTTGTAAAGGTCATTACCCCTGAACTCAGGGGTCTCCTTAGCCGTGAGGTTGCGATCCTCCCTAGAAACGAGGTCGCGCAGAAGGGAGAAGGGTGGGCTACTGTCACGAAATAG
- a CDS encoding phospholipid-translocating P-type ATPase — protein sequence MPNQQASHHHPSKPPDSPVDDSDSDLEIDLQELDPQSNSSQRPLRGSAESYAREAAEHRSSPRIPLRNLRMGGLRRSRDRGQYGELGHRRDGSSDQSAGLLTPGDRDASSSRFEDSDRHGDDDAPLLPDSEQGRRRPGGHRRLKSITDALRLPSFMSSSSNVADQRQPLPEEDEGQEDHDPSGSRLVAVGSAQSARFPPNAVSNAKYTAWSFLPITLYNEFSFFFNMYFLLVALSQAIPALRIGYISTYIAPLAFVLMITLGKEAHDDIARRRRDSEANSEPYTTIQFDDPGATVKNGRSRKKLKSAGSRKAQLRLSERDRLSDIQEEEELAEGDGAGKGASSHIREVLKASKDLKVGDVLRLTKGQRVPADVVILQCLASEVTASTPVASKLAEPELLTLDDASGNGGASQPRDDGASDGDGSQAGAGGETFIRTDQLDGETDWKLRIASPLSQNLATEELVRFRVTAGKPDKKVNEFVGTLELLPSRQDAMSPGARLPNGDELANTAPLTIDNTAWANTVIASRAVTLAVIVYTGPQTRSALSTSPSRSKTGLLEYEINSLTKILCALTLALSIILVAFQGFTNTEGNVWYIKIMRFLVLFSTIVPISLRVNLDLGKSVYSWFIQRDPGMPGAVVRTSMIPEDLGRIEYLLSDKTGTLTQNEMEMKKIHIGTVSYANEAMDEVSSYIKQGFHVQPTLSDTSESIQLVTPSSTFTNAAASGTTRTRREIGARVRDVVLALALCHNVTPTTDEEDGKTVTSYQASSPDEIAIVKWTEAVGLRLTYRDRQSMTLSFSETGKTVVHVRILDIFPFTSEGKRMGVIVQFFERPNEIGSGETWFYQKGADTVMSSIVAANDWLDEETANMAREGLRTLVVGRKRLSAEQYREFSSRYQEASLAINGRDAGMQKVVSHYLERDLELLGVTGVEDKLQKDVKPSLELLRNAGIKIWMLTGDKVETARCVAVSSKLVARGQYIYTLAKMKRTDSAQDHLDFLRNKTDACLLIDGESLALLLQYHRLDFVSVAVRLPTVVACRCSPTQKAEVARLIKDYTRKRVCCIGDGGNDVSMIQAADVGVGIVGKEGRQASLAADFSIEQFHHLTKLLVWHGRNSYKRSAKLAQFVIHRGLIIAVCQTMYSIAMHFEPDGLYKDWLLVGYATMYTAFPVLSLVLDKDVDENLANLYPELYKELTSGRSLSYRTFFVWVLVSIYQGGIIQGLSQLLTEVDGPKMVAVSFTVLVLNELLMVAIEITTWHPVMIVSIVGTFLVYMGSIPFLSGYFDLKFMITLDFLWRVLAILAISLIPPYVGKLIRRTMKPPSYRKVQGI from the exons ATGCCGAACCAACAGGcctcccaccaccacccatcGAAACCGCCCGATTCCCCCGTCGACGACTCCGATTCTGACCTCGAGATCGACCTTCAGGAGCTGGACCCCCAGAGCAATTCGTCCCAGCGGCCGCTACGCGGCTCTGCCGAGTCCTACGCCCGCGAAGCTGCGGAACACCGAAGCTCACCAAGGATACCTCTGCGCAATCTCCGCATGGGGGGTTTGCGTCGCTCGAGGGACCGTGGACAATATGGCGAGTTGGGACACCGAAGGGATGGAAGCAGCGACCAGTCTGCCGGCCTGTTGACACCCGGGGACAGGGACGCTTCGAGCTCTAGGTTCGAAGACAGCGATAGGCATGGGGACGACGATGCTCCTCTGCTGCCGGACTCTGAACAGGGTCGCCGAAGACCCGGAGGGCACAGGCGTCTCAAGAGCATCACTGACGCGCTGCGACTCCCCAGTTTCATGTCCAGCTCCAGCAATGTTGCGGACCAGAGACAACCCCTACCAGAAGAGGATGAGGGTCAGGAGGATCATGATCCGTCCGGCTCTAGACTCGTAGCCGTTGGCTCAGCACAATCCGCTCGCTTTCCGCCAAACGCCGTTTCCAATGCAAAGTATACGGCATGGTCGTTTTTGCCCATCACGCTCTACAACgaattttctttcttcttcaacATGTACTTTCTTCTTGTAGCACTTTCACAGGCCATTCCTGCTTTAAGGATAGGCTACATATCGACATATATTGCTCCTCTGGCCTTTGTTCTCATGATTACTCTGGGAAAGGAGGCCCACGACGACATTGCCAGGCGCCGGAGGGACAGCGAGGCAAACTCGGAACCGTACACCACCATACAGTTTGATGACCCAGGGGCCACGGTCAAAAACGGCAGGTCGAGGAAGAAGTTGAAGTCTGCAGGCTCACGCAAGGCGCAACTGAGGCTGAGTGAGAGGGATAGGCTGTCTGACATacaagaggaggaggagttgGCCGAGGGTGATGGAGCTGGCAAGGGCGCTTCTTCCCATATCAGGGAGGTGTTGAAAGCATCCAAGGACTTGAAGGTTGGCGACGTCCTGAGGCTAACAAAGGGCCAACGGGTGCCGGCTGATGTCGTCATTCTACAATGTCTGGCTTCGGAAGTTACTGCCTCTACGCCAGTGGCCTCGAAGCTGGCTGAGCCCGAACTTCTGACGCTTGATGATGCATCGGGTAATGGTGGCGCATCCCAACCCCGCGATGATGGCGCCAGTGACGGTGATGGTTCTCAGGCAGGTGCGGGCGGTGAAACCTTTATCAGGACGGATCAACTAGATGGTGAGACGGACTGGAAGTTGCGTATTGCATCTCCTCTATCTCAGAACCTGGCCACAGAGGAGCTTGTCAGGTTTAGGGTCACGGCTGGAAAGCCTGACAAAAAGGTCAACGAGTTTGTGGGAACCCTGGAGCTTTTGCCAAGCAGGCAAGATGCCATGAGCCCTGGCGCAAGATTACCGAACGGGGATGAGCTCGCAAACACGGCACCTCTTACGATTGATAACACAGCTTGGGCAAATACGGTCATCGCATCTCGTGCAGTAACCTTGGCCGTAATTGTCTACACTGGGCCACAGACACGTTCCGCACTGTCAACATCTCCTTCTCGATCAAAGACTGGTCTTCTTGAGTACGAGATCAACTCCCTTACAAAGATCCTCTGTGCTCTTACTCTGGCACTATCGATCATCCTGGTTGCTTTCCAAGGCTTCACCAACACGGAAGGTAACGTATGGTACATTAAGATCATGCGCTTCCTGGTTTTGTTTTCAACCATTGTTCCGATCAGTCTCCGTGTGAATCTAGACCTCGGCAAGAGTGTTTACTCGTGGTTCATCCAACGCGACCCAGGCATGCCAGGAGCCGTAGTGAGGACCAGCATGATACCGGAAGATCTCGGAAGAATCGAGTACCTGTTGAGCGACAAAACCGGCACACTTACCCAGAACGAGATGGAAATGAAGAAGATCCATATCGGCACGGTCTCATACGCCAATGAGGCAATGGACGAGGTGTCTTCCTACATTAAACAGGGCTTCCATGTCCAGCCGACCTTGTCAGACACTTCGGAAAGCATTCAGCTCGTCACACCATCATCAACATTCACCAACGCAGCAGCCAGTGGCACCACGCGTACCCGCCGTGAGATTGGTGCCCGAGTTCGCGATGTTGTTCTGGCCCTCGCTCTCTGCCACAACGTCACACCTACCACGGATGAGGAAGACGGCAAGACCGTGACTTCGTACCAAGCATCGTCTCCCGATGAGATCGCCATCGTGAAGTGGACTGAGGCTGTCGGGCTGAGGTTGACGTACCGAGATCGACAGAGCATGACTCTCAGCTTTTCCGAGACGGGAAAGACTGTAGTCCACGTACGAATCCTCGACATATTTCCCTTCACGTCAGAGGGAAAGCGTATGGGTGTTATCGTACAGTTCTTCGAACGCCCTAACGAGATTGGCAGTGGCGAGACCTGGTTCTACCAAAAGGGTGCCGACACTGTGATGAGTTCCATCGTGGCCGCAAACGACTGGCTTGACGAGGAGACTGCGAACATGGCTCGTGAAGGTCTACGTACGCTGGTCGTCGGTCGTAAGCGGCTCTCGGCGGAGCAATACCGCGAGTTCTCCAGCCGATACCAAGAGGCATCGCTTGCCATCAACGGCCGGGATGCGGGCATGCAAAAGGTCGTGTCGCATTATCTCGAGCGAGACCTGGAGCTGCTCGGAGTTACGGGAGTTGAAGACAAGCTGCAAAAGGATGTCAAGCCGTCACTGGAACTTCTACGCAATGCCGGTATCAAAATTTGGATGTTGACTGGTGACAAGGTCGAGACTGCTCGCTGCGTCGCCGTCAGCTCCAAATTGGTTGCGCGTGGCCAGTACATCTATACTTTGGCCAAGATGAAGCGGACTGACAGCGCTCAAGACCATCTCGACTTTTTGCGGAATAAGACGGACGCGTGTCTGCTCATCGACGGTGAGAGTTTAGCTCTGCTACTGCAATACCACCGACTGGATTTTGTGTCTGTTGCAGTGCGTCTTCCCACAGTGGTAGCTTGCCGATGCTCACCAACGCAGAAGGCCGAGGTAGCACGGCTCATCAAAGACTACACTCGTAAACGTGTATGTTGTATTGGAGACGGTGGCAACGACGTGTCCATGATTCAAGCCGCAGATGTAGGTGTCGGTATCGTAGGCAAGGAGGGACGACAGGCAAGTCTGGCAGCCGACTTTTCCATCGAGCAATTCCACCACCTCACCAAGCTTCTTGTCTGGCATGGTCGTAACAGCTACAAGCGGAGTGCCAAGCTGGCCCAGTTCGTCATTCATCGTGGACTTATCATTGCAGTCTGTCAGACCATGTACAGCATTGCCATGCATTTCGAGCCAGACGGCTTGTACAAG GATTGGCTACTGGTCGGTTATGCCACAATGTATACCGCATTCCCGGTGCTATCTCTGGTTCTTGACAAGGACGTAGATGAAAACCTCGCAAATCTTTATCCGGAGCTTTACAAAGAGCTCACTTCGGGCCGGTCACTCTCATATAGGACTTTTTTCGTCTGGGTCTTGGTCTCAATCTATCAAGGAGGTATCATCCAGGGACTCTCGCAGCTTCTTACTGAGGTTGACGGTCCCAAGATGGTAGCAGTCAGTTTTACAGTCCTGGTTCTTAACGAACTTCTCATGGTGGCCATCGAAATCACAACCTGGCATCCGGTAATGATCGTATCGATAGTTGGCACATTCCTGGTTTACATGGGGTCGATACCTTTCTTGTCGGGGTACTTTGATCTCAAGTTCATGATTACATT GGACTTCCTTTGGCGAGTCTTGGCCATCCTTGCCATCTCTCTCATACCCCCCTACGTCGGAAAACTCATTAGGAGGACCATGAAGCCGCCATCTTACAGAAAGGTGCAAGGTATATAA